A stretch of the Porifericola rhodea genome encodes the following:
- a CDS encoding phosphoribosylanthranilate isomerase — MTNPRIKLKVCGIKFLHNMRKVAQMKPDYLGFIFYEKSRRYMPDTLKPKDLQQLPKQIKKVGVFVNADTDKMLKQAKAYHIDVLQLHGQESPEQCQAAKKAGFKVIKVFSLGQEDFDFKQLEAYKPYVNYFLFDTAGKHPGGNGETFDWGQLRRYDQEVPFILSGGISLDNVPQLSALSFFNIHAIDVNSRFEIEPGLKDINLVQKLKDKLYGREEKKPGKKPFPSRQKNQ, encoded by the coding sequence ATGACAAACCCAAGAATAAAGCTCAAAGTCTGCGGAATTAAATTTCTTCATAACATGCGCAAAGTAGCGCAGATGAAACCCGACTATCTGGGCTTCATTTTTTATGAGAAGTCTCGTCGTTATATGCCCGATACGCTTAAGCCCAAAGATTTGCAACAGCTCCCTAAGCAAATAAAAAAAGTGGGCGTATTTGTAAATGCCGATACGGACAAAATGCTGAAGCAGGCCAAAGCCTACCATATAGATGTACTGCAACTACACGGGCAGGAGAGCCCTGAGCAGTGCCAGGCAGCAAAAAAAGCTGGCTTCAAGGTGATTAAAGTATTTAGCCTGGGGCAGGAAGACTTTGACTTTAAGCAGTTAGAAGCTTATAAGCCCTACGTCAATTATTTTTTGTTTGACACTGCCGGCAAACACCCCGGAGGTAATGGCGAAACTTTTGATTGGGGGCAACTTCGCCGCTATGATCAGGAGGTTCCCTTCATTTTAAGTGGAGGTATCAGTCTGGACAATGTGCCCCAGCTTAGTGCACTATCATTCTTCAATATTCACGCTATAGATGTGAATAGCCGCTTTGAAATTGAGCCCGGTCTAAAAGATATCAATCTTGTACAGAAGCTAAAAGATAAGCTTTACGGCAGAGAAGAAAAGAAGCCTGGAAAGAAGCCATTTCCTTCACGCCAAAAAAATCAGTAA
- the trpC gene encoding indole-3-glycerol phosphate synthase TrpC, with protein MNILDKIVVRKKEEVAQRKAEQSEEKLKSSPYFERKTYSLSQALKEKQPGIIAEFKRKSPSKGIINAEADVKETTTGYVHAGAAALSVLTDIDFFEGSDTNLRIARDNNECPILRKDFTIDPYQITEAKALGADAILLIAAILSPEQVKQLAAYARELGLEVLLEVHNEEELRQTALDETIAPFIHVVGVNNRNLKTFEVSIQTSIALAQLMPEGMVKISESGISHPDNIRTLTAHGFQGFLIGEYFMKQADPSAACKNLLQQI; from the coding sequence ATGAATATACTGGATAAGATTGTTGTCCGGAAGAAAGAAGAAGTAGCCCAACGTAAAGCCGAACAGTCTGAAGAAAAGCTAAAAAGCAGCCCTTATTTTGAGCGCAAAACCTATTCGCTTTCTCAAGCCCTAAAGGAAAAGCAACCGGGAATTATCGCTGAGTTTAAGCGTAAGTCTCCTTCCAAAGGGATTATTAATGCCGAAGCAGATGTTAAGGAAACCACGACTGGGTACGTACATGCGGGTGCGGCTGCTTTATCAGTACTTACCGATATTGATTTTTTTGAGGGTAGCGATACTAATTTGCGGATTGCAAGGGACAATAACGAATGCCCGATTCTGCGTAAAGATTTTACCATAGACCCTTACCAGATTACAGAAGCAAAAGCGCTGGGTGCCGATGCCATATTGCTAATTGCCGCTATTCTTAGTCCTGAGCAGGTAAAACAGCTCGCCGCCTATGCTCGTGAGTTGGGCCTGGAGGTTCTGCTGGAGGTGCATAATGAAGAAGAGCTACGCCAGACTGCTCTGGATGAGACTATAGCTCCTTTTATCCATGTAGTGGGGGTGAATAACCGGAACCTCAAAACTTTTGAAGTAAGCATACAAACCTCTATAGCTTTGGCTCAACTGATGCCGGAGGGCATGGTCAAGATATCTGAGAGTGGTATCAGCCATCCTGACAACATTCGTACGCTGACAGCACATGGCTTTCAGGGGTTTCTAATAGGCGAATACTTTATGAAACAGGCAGACCCTTCGGCAGCCTGCAAAAATTTACTGCAACAAATCTGA
- a CDS encoding ATP-grasp domain-containing protein, with translation MRSCAFLSMDSLDGFYSYDRLAFEPLRELGWKTEEVSWRKQNVNWNQYDAVVIRTTWDYQSAPEAFMQVLEDIEKSSAQLENSLDLVRWNLSKTYLKQLEEKGIAIVPTLWGEPTSTDTSISFDLAQLQKWKIDLATKELIVKPVISANADHTYRIAASLPEQELHEIGKAFEQRAFMVQPFLESIVAEGEYSLFFFGGNYSHTVLKRPKAQDFRVQEEHGGRISAITPEQEVLNTAYQVMEAIQPQPLYARVDLVRDKEGRFVLMEVELIEPSLYFEYSTASPSLFAQALNNSIR, from the coding sequence ATGCGCAGCTGTGCTTTTCTTAGCATGGACAGCCTGGATGGCTTTTATAGCTACGACCGTTTAGCTTTTGAACCTCTGCGTGAGCTAGGCTGGAAGACCGAAGAAGTTTCCTGGAGAAAACAAAATGTGAACTGGAACCAGTACGATGCCGTAGTAATCCGCACCACCTGGGACTACCAGAGCGCACCAGAGGCATTTATGCAAGTGCTGGAGGATATTGAGAAGTCTTCTGCCCAGTTGGAGAACAGCCTGGATCTGGTGCGTTGGAATCTTTCAAAAACGTATTTGAAGCAGCTGGAAGAAAAAGGAATTGCAATTGTGCCTACACTCTGGGGGGAGCCCACCAGTACAGATACAAGCATTAGCTTTGATCTGGCTCAGTTACAGAAGTGGAAAATTGACCTGGCTACTAAAGAGCTAATTGTGAAACCCGTAATTAGTGCCAATGCAGACCATACTTACCGCATAGCGGCATCTCTCCCTGAGCAGGAGCTACACGAAATAGGAAAGGCTTTTGAACAACGTGCTTTTATGGTACAGCCCTTTCTGGAAAGTATTGTTGCCGAAGGGGAGTATTCTCTATTCTTTTTTGGGGGTAACTATAGCCATACCGTACTAAAAAGACCTAAAGCACAAGATTTTAGAGTGCAGGAAGAACATGGAGGAAGGATCAGCGCTATTACACCAGAGCAGGAAGTTCTTAATACTGCCTATCAGGTGATGGAAGCTATACAACCTCAGCCACTTTACGCCCGGGTAGATTTGGTGCGTGATAAAGAGGGCAGATTCGTGCTGATGGAAGTGGAGCTGATAGAGCCTTCTTTATATTTTGAATACAGCACGGCCTCCCCCTCTTTATTTGCACAGGCGCTTAATAATAGCATACGATAA
- the trpB gene encoding tryptophan synthase subunit beta: MEAKDVQHSPYNVNERGYYGQFGGAFIPEMLHPNIEELQKNYLEIINTPDFQKQFRQLLKDYVGRPTPLYFAERLSEKFGAKIYLKREDLCHTGAHKVNNTIGQILLAKRLNKKFIIAETGAGQHGVATATVCALMGMECKVFMGRLDTERQKPNVERMRILGAEVIPADSGSKTLKDATNEAMRHWINNPKDSHYIIGSVVGPHPYPDMVARFQAVISEEIKRQLKEQTGSENPNYVVACVGGGSNAAGAYYHYFDEADVNLIAVEAAGEGVASGRSAATTALGKPGILHGSRTLLMQTDDGQVTEPHSISAGLDYPGIGPMHANLFDTGRGTFYSVTDDEAMKAGVLLSRLEGIIPAIESAHALSALHQMSLKPEDVVVINLSGRGDKDLETYIKWGKY, translated from the coding sequence ATGGAAGCGAAAGACGTACAGCACAGCCCCTACAATGTCAACGAAAGAGGTTATTATGGTCAGTTTGGTGGTGCCTTTATCCCGGAGATGCTGCATCCAAATATAGAGGAGCTTCAGAAAAACTATCTGGAGATCATCAATACCCCCGATTTTCAGAAGCAGTTCAGGCAGTTACTCAAAGACTATGTAGGGCGACCCACTCCTCTCTATTTTGCTGAGCGGCTTTCAGAAAAATTTGGTGCTAAGATTTACCTTAAGCGTGAGGACCTTTGCCATACAGGTGCCCACAAGGTAAATAATACTATAGGGCAGATCTTGCTGGCCAAAAGGCTGAATAAGAAGTTTATTATCGCGGAAACGGGCGCCGGACAGCATGGCGTGGCTACAGCTACCGTTTGTGCACTCATGGGTATGGAGTGTAAAGTATTTATGGGCCGACTGGACACCGAACGCCAGAAGCCAAACGTAGAGCGCATGCGCATACTTGGAGCAGAGGTAATACCCGCAGATTCTGGCAGCAAAACCCTTAAAGACGCTACCAATGAAGCTATGCGCCACTGGATCAATAACCCTAAAGATAGCCATTACATTATTGGCTCAGTAGTTGGCCCCCACCCTTACCCTGATATGGTAGCCCGCTTTCAGGCAGTAATTAGCGAAGAGATAAAGAGGCAGCTTAAAGAGCAGACGGGCTCAGAAAATCCTAACTATGTGGTAGCTTGTGTGGGTGGAGGAAGTAATGCTGCCGGCGCTTATTACCATTACTTTGATGAGGCTGACGTAAACCTAATCGCTGTAGAAGCAGCAGGTGAAGGGGTAGCCAGCGGACGCTCAGCAGCTACTACCGCTCTCGGTAAGCCCGGAATTTTGCATGGCAGCCGTACTTTGCTGATGCAGACCGATGACGGTCAGGTTACTGAACCCCACTCTATCTCTGCCGGACTGGATTATCCAGGTATTGGCCCTATGCACGCTAACCTTTTTGATACCGGGCGTGGTACTTTTTACAGTGTTACCGATGACGAAGCTATGAAGGCGGGCGTACTGTTAAGCAGGCTTGAAGGTATTATTCCTGCGATAGAGTCGGCCCATGCGCTAAGCGCACTTCATCAGATGAGCCTAAAGCCAGAAGATGTAGTAGTGATCAACCTGTCTGGACGTGGCGATAAAGATCTGGAGACCTACATCAAGTGGGGTAAATACTAA
- a CDS encoding arginine deiminase family protein has translation MTNHNVRVTSEIGRLRRLLVHSPDAGIGKIVPRIKEQLLYDDIVYLEKMQQEYGEYLKILLCFLDQDKIKGKANDPTYQEASRNNSFDSDYVLKVEEMLTRILHNEDVKYLLVPSVCAIEKCGLRVQKRLLEMEPAQLANTLITGILEDNGKDVFIFAPVPNLIFTRDIGITIHDHILLSKPYEDARDREALLFKYIAHFELLKQTTSQQPDELAQQVIELQEPNPFFLSSEEEAAEKMVTIEGGDVMMISPRHLLVGLSERTSMAAAERLMEEVFSNNIIQKVSVVKIPRRRAYMHIDTVFTQVKKDTWILFSPFSKKEMLNRSNKFDFDGAISGKRSEPVYNVEITQFIRLDEGNGNFSVSINKLSYLDDLMEQISKEDFGATHCEVIPSAGGEFPYSEREQWTDACNFLALREGVVVGYDRNVKTEEEFRKRGFAVMQSAEIIEQVENGKDINEVVNGDTLILLPSAELSRARGGTHCMSMPLLRDEVSVQA, from the coding sequence ATGACAAATCACAACGTTAGAGTTACCTCGGAGATAGGTCGTTTGAGGCGTTTGCTGGTACATAGCCCCGATGCTGGTATTGGTAAAATAGTGCCTCGTATTAAAGAGCAGTTACTTTATGACGATATCGTATACCTGGAAAAAATGCAGCAGGAGTACGGAGAGTATCTGAAAATTTTACTTTGCTTTCTGGATCAGGATAAGATCAAGGGCAAAGCTAATGATCCAACTTATCAGGAGGCTTCTCGCAACAATAGTTTTGATTCTGATTATGTGCTCAAAGTAGAGGAGATGCTGACCCGTATCCTGCACAATGAAGATGTAAAATACCTGCTGGTACCTTCTGTTTGTGCGATAGAAAAATGCGGGCTGCGTGTACAGAAGCGTCTGTTAGAGATGGAGCCTGCACAACTGGCCAATACCCTGATTACAGGTATACTAGAAGACAATGGAAAGGACGTATTTATTTTTGCTCCGGTGCCTAATCTTATTTTTACAAGAGACATAGGCATTACTATACATGACCACATACTACTGAGCAAACCCTACGAAGATGCGCGTGACCGTGAAGCTCTTCTCTTTAAATATATTGCCCATTTTGAACTGCTAAAACAGACTACCAGCCAGCAACCCGACGAACTGGCACAGCAGGTAATTGAGCTTCAGGAGCCTAATCCTTTTTTCCTTTCCAGTGAAGAAGAGGCGGCAGAAAAAATGGTAACTATTGAAGGTGGTGACGTAATGATGATAAGCCCTAGACACCTACTGGTAGGCTTGAGTGAGCGTACTTCTATGGCTGCTGCGGAGCGCCTGATGGAAGAGGTGTTTAGCAACAACATCATTCAGAAAGTATCTGTAGTTAAGATACCTCGACGTAGAGCATACATGCACATAGACACTGTCTTTACTCAGGTAAAAAAAGACACATGGATATTATTTAGCCCATTCTCTAAAAAAGAGATGCTCAACAGGAGTAATAAGTTTGACTTTGATGGAGCTATCTCTGGCAAACGCTCAGAACCTGTTTACAATGTAGAGATTACTCAGTTTATTCGTCTGGACGAAGGCAATGGAAACTTTAGCGTAAGCATTAATAAGCTGAGCTACTTGGATGACCTGATGGAGCAAATTAGTAAAGAAGATTTCGGAGCCACCCACTGTGAGGTAATACCAAGCGCCGGAGGAGAGTTTCCTTATAGTGAGCGCGAGCAGTGGACAGATGCCTGTAACTTTCTCGCACTGCGAGAAGGAGTAGTAGTAGGCTATGACCGTAATGTAAAAACTGAAGAGGAATTTAGAAAGAGAGGCTTTGCCGTAATGCAGTCAGCAGAAATTATAGAGCAGGTAGAAAATGGTAAGGATATTAATGAAGTAGTGAACGGAGATACCTTAATTCTACTGCCATCTGCCGAGCTGTCTCGTGCCAGGGGAGGTACCCACTGTATGAGTATGCCACTACTAAGAGACGAAGTGAGTGTACAGGCCTAA
- the ctlX gene encoding citrulline utilization hydrolase CtlX has translation MNKQVQLTDTILMIRPVKFGYNAETATNNLYQKKQEEQTAESIQHKALTEFNQFVDKLQAAGLSVITIDDTISPSKPDSIFPNNWISTHDDGTIVTYPMWATSRRKERREDIIEKLQSLGYSAGRRVDYARFESEEQFLEGTGSMILDREHKIAYACVSPRTHKELFAAFCEEFGYKAVLFTASQTTREGKLSEIYHTNVMMSVGENIAIICDETIRNAEERNRVLQTLKNTGKEIVSISEAQCNQFAGNMLQVRNREGKKLLVMSEQAYRSLNEAQVKQIEKHTEILYSPLYTIETNGGGSARCMMAEIFLPKA, from the coding sequence ATGAATAAGCAAGTACAACTGACAGATACAATACTGATGATAAGGCCGGTAAAATTTGGCTACAATGCTGAAACGGCTACTAATAATCTATACCAGAAAAAGCAGGAAGAGCAGACCGCAGAAAGTATTCAGCATAAGGCTTTGACGGAGTTTAACCAGTTTGTAGATAAACTACAGGCCGCCGGGCTCAGCGTGATTACCATAGATGATACAATTTCTCCCTCCAAGCCAGACTCCATTTTTCCAAACAACTGGATCTCTACTCATGATGACGGTACTATTGTCACCTACCCTATGTGGGCTACCAGCAGAAGAAAAGAACGCCGTGAGGACATTATAGAAAAGCTTCAGTCGCTGGGCTATAGTGCTGGTAGGCGAGTAGACTACGCAAGGTTTGAATCGGAGGAGCAGTTTCTGGAAGGTACTGGAAGTATGATACTGGACCGGGAGCATAAAATCGCCTATGCTTGTGTATCTCCAAGAACTCACAAAGAACTATTTGCTGCATTCTGCGAGGAATTTGGCTATAAAGCGGTACTTTTTACCGCCTCACAAACTACCAGGGAGGGTAAGCTTTCTGAGATATATCATACCAATGTGATGATGAGTGTAGGCGAAAATATTGCTATCATCTGTGATGAGACCATACGTAATGCTGAAGAAAGGAATAGAGTGTTGCAGACCCTCAAAAATACTGGTAAAGAAATAGTTAGTATTAGTGAGGCTCAATGCAATCAGTTTGCAGGCAATATGCTACAGGTCAGAAATAGGGAAGGTAAAAAACTATTGGTGATGTCTGAGCAGGCGTATCGGTCTTTAAACGAAGCCCAGGTGAAGCAGATAGAAAAGCATACTGAAATTCTGTATAGCCCGCTTTATACTATTGAAACTAATGGAGGGGGAAGTGCTCGCTGCATGATGGCAGAGATATTTCTGCCTAAAGCTTAG
- a CDS encoding alpha-L-fucosidase — translation MKLTRLLYGVAGFLITLNTYAQAPEPYGPVPSERQLEWQKLEYYAFVHFNINTFTDKEWGFGDESPEIFNPTQLDCRQWARVAKQAGMKGIILTAKHHDGFCLWPSEYTDHSVESSPWKNGKGDVLQELREACDEYGLEMGIYLSPWDRNHPDYGKPEYLTYFRNQLRELLTNYGDIFEVWFDGANGGSGYYGGANEERKIDRKTYYDWENTYDIVRELQPMAVLFSDAGPDVRWVGTEEGFANKTNWSLLRRDEAWPGWPRYLELRSGHEDGTHWLPAEVNTSTRPGWYYHESEDHKVKTLPELLDIYYHSIGRNGTFLLNFPVDTRGLIHEIDSAHVIQLAEQIKKDFANNLALNKSVEVSQYRNEDATYDASKVNDNDPKTYWATDDNVNSASLTIDLEEPTYINRFLVQEYIPLGQRVKTFTVEGWNNGKWTTIAEETTIGYKRILRFPDVEVSKVRFNVTDAKACPLISNIELYRAPKVLSAPQIFRSKEGMVDIETADEDAKVYYTTDGQKPGKSSKVYTKPFKLAEKAKVQAVIVDERTGNSSPLASVDFDISKAKWKLVQPKGKAKDVNAIWDGKTSTYWSEKTDVFPAEWIIDLGEAYQLNGLTYTPDQSRYATGIVSNYEIYVSQDGKNWGEAVAKGEFSNIRNNPIEQKVKYPVKKGRYLKFVATKVLDGQKEVKIAEIGVLTK, via the coding sequence ATGAAACTGACAAGATTATTGTATGGGGTAGCGGGCTTTTTGATCACGCTAAACACATACGCACAAGCACCGGAGCCCTATGGGCCAGTGCCTTCTGAGCGACAGCTGGAATGGCAAAAGCTGGAATACTACGCCTTTGTACACTTTAATATCAATACCTTTACAGATAAAGAATGGGGCTTTGGAGATGAGTCTCCTGAAATTTTTAACCCTACACAACTAGACTGCCGACAGTGGGCACGCGTAGCCAAACAAGCTGGCATGAAAGGTATCATACTTACTGCCAAACACCACGATGGATTCTGCCTATGGCCTTCGGAGTACACCGACCATTCTGTAGAAAGCTCTCCCTGGAAAAACGGAAAAGGCGATGTGCTGCAGGAGTTAAGAGAAGCCTGTGATGAGTATGGCCTGGAGATGGGCATATACCTCTCTCCCTGGGACAGAAACCACCCTGACTACGGAAAGCCAGAGTACCTGACCTACTTTAGAAACCAGCTGCGTGAATTACTAACTAATTACGGAGATATTTTTGAGGTGTGGTTTGATGGTGCTAATGGCGGTAGCGGCTATTATGGAGGAGCTAATGAAGAGCGTAAAATTGACCGCAAAACGTATTATGACTGGGAAAATACTTATGATATTGTAAGAGAGCTACAGCCCATGGCCGTACTTTTTAGTGATGCTGGCCCGGATGTACGCTGGGTAGGTACCGAAGAAGGTTTTGCTAATAAAACGAACTGGAGCCTGCTCCGCCGCGATGAGGCCTGGCCCGGATGGCCTCGCTATCTGGAGCTACGCTCTGGCCACGAGGATGGCACCCACTGGCTGCCTGCAGAAGTAAATACCTCTACCCGCCCCGGCTGGTACTACCATGAGTCTGAAGACCATAAAGTAAAAACACTGCCCGAACTGCTGGACATCTATTATCATAGTATTGGCCGCAATGGCACTTTCTTGCTCAACTTTCCGGTAGATACTCGCGGACTGATACACGAAATAGATTCGGCTCATGTTATTCAGCTGGCAGAGCAAATTAAGAAAGATTTTGCCAATAACCTGGCTTTAAACAAGTCTGTTGAGGTCAGCCAGTACAGAAATGAAGACGCCACCTATGATGCCAGCAAAGTTAATGATAATGACCCTAAAACTTACTGGGCTACCGATGACAATGTTAACAGTGCTTCACTTACCATTGACCTGGAAGAGCCTACGTACATCAACCGCTTTTTGGTACAGGAGTACATTCCGTTAGGCCAAAGAGTTAAAACCTTTACTGTAGAAGGGTGGAACAATGGCAAGTGGACTACCATTGCAGAAGAAACTACTATCGGCTATAAGCGTATTCTCCGCTTCCCCGATGTAGAGGTTTCCAAAGTTCGCTTTAACGTAACAGATGCTAAAGCATGCCCTCTAATCTCAAACATAGAGCTGTACCGTGCGCCCAAAGTGCTAAGTGCCCCTCAAATCTTCAGAAGTAAGGAGGGCATGGTTGATATAGAAACAGCAGATGAAGATGCTAAGGTGTACTATACTACAGATGGCCAAAAACCGGGAAAATCGTCTAAAGTGTATACTAAGCCGTTTAAGTTAGCTGAGAAAGCGAAGGTGCAGGCAGTTATAGTAGATGAACGTACCGGAAATAGCAGCCCGTTAGCCAGCGTAGATTTTGATATTAGCAAAGCCAAGTGGAAGCTGGTTCAGCCCAAAGGAAAAGCAAAGGACGTAAACGCTATCTGGGATGGCAAAACCTCTACCTACTGGAGTGAGAAGACAGATGTTTTTCCTGCCGAATGGATTATTGATCTTGGTGAAGCGTATCAACTGAATGGACTTACCTATACGCCCGACCAGAGTCGCTATGCTACAGGTATTGTGTCTAACTACGAGATTTATGTGAGCCAGGATGGCAAGAACTGGGGCGAAGCGGTAGCTAAAGGAGAGTTTTCTAACATACGCAACAACCCTATTGAGCAAAAAGTAAAGTATCCGGTAAAAAAGGGACGCTATCTCAAATTTGTAGCTACCAAGGTACTGGATGGCCAAAAAGAAGTTAAAATCGCTGAGATAGGCGTACTTACTAAATAA